CATCGTAGAGCCTGGAAGTTCTTCGGATATAAAGTCTGGGCCATTTAACTGCTTCTTCCGGGGGATAATCGAGCAGCGGATGGTCAACGGTAAAAATTGCTCGACCGTCATCCTTTAAAAGCCGGAAAATTAACTTGAGATGTTGACGAAAAAGACGGTCTCTTAAGAATTCCAACAAATCATGGATGGAATAAAAGCCGGCCATGAAATCGGCTGCTTTTAACGGATAAATTATCTGGGTAATAACACCGGCGGATACAACCAAATCAAAGCTTTGTTCGAATTCTTCGGGGTGTTTTGGATTATCGTTTACCGCTTTTAAGGCCTCTAAGAGTGTATCCAGGGAAGTATCCCGGATTACCAGTTGAATGTTGGCTAAAATACCGGTTAAATCAAATTCTAAAATTTTAATTTTTTCCGGATAAATGGGTTTTTGCCTTTGCAATCCCAGTTCCATTGCCGTTACATCAATATCGAGAAGAAAAACCTGGTCGAATTTTTTACTGAGCTCATTTAAATCTATGTCATTGCAATTTCCTGCTCCCAGGATAATAGCCCGTCCGGAAGATTTTGCCTTTAAGATTTCGGCCATCAGTTTTTCCCGGTGGGGAGCATATTCGTTAAAAAAGTTTCGAGTATCTTCATTGGCGATTTCTTGAAGCTTTTTGTAAAACATCAATTCTCACCTTGTTATTGAACTTTTTTAAAAATATTTTAAAATTTTTTGTGTACTTTTGGCAAAGATTATTTTTTTAAATCATATGATGAAATCTAATTAGGTTAACTTTAGCCTTTCCTACTCTCTTCGTAACCCTGAGGTAATATTTTTTGCTGTTGTTTTAATTATTACGGGTGGTTACTATTAGGTTCAGCGCTTAATGTTTCGGTAGTTTACCGGATACTGTTTTCTGTAACAAAATCGTAACAAATTCGGCACGGTTTGCTAAAGATTTGGTGGTAAATTTAGAAGCAGGAAATAAGAAACGGGAGGTGGAACAATGAACAAAAAACTTCTGGTAGGTTTAATTGTTGTTTTACTGCTGGCCATAGCCGTTCCGGCAATTGCTGCAGTTACCAATCCGCAGTTAGAGGAACTTAAAGGATTGTACCGTCAGATGGCTGAGGTCCAGAAAAAGATGGTGGATGTGCGGGTGAAAGCTGGGCTATTAACTAAAGAGCAGGGTGAAGTGATTAAAAAGAACATCGATGCAAGACTTGACTATCTTGAGAAAAATCCTGCTGCTGTTACTCCCGGACCTGGTGCCGGTGGTTACGGCTTTGGCCCTGGAGTTGCCTGTCCTAACGCTTTAGCTGGATATGGCGGCTGCGGATTTGGAGGCGGCTTTGGTGGCTGCGGATTTGGCGGCGGTGCTTATGCTCCAACTACCCCTCCGGCAACCAATTAGTTTATTAGGTAAAGAGAGCTTTCCTTTACGGAAGGCTCTTTTTTTATGCTTAATAAAAAACCCGCCAATTTTGGCGGGAAGATTCGGGTTGTGTACATTAAGAAAAAGAAACGTTAAACTAAGGAAGCTTGCAGTGCATATTGTATACCAAAAACATCATAAATACCAGAGGGTTTTGGTAAAGTTTTTGTTAAAGTACGCTGAAAAGCAGGGGCCAAGCGCAAAAGTTTTAATGGTTTTTATTTATCAGGGCGAGAATTTCATAATAAAAAATTGTCATCGGTGGCACCTCCTGCTCTAAGTATATTGTATACAAAAAATCATTCAAAAACAAGTGCTCTCATTCACAAAAAGTGTTAAGGAAAAGTTAAAAGTTTTGCCTAAAAAGTTTGAAAATTATTCACAAACCCCTTATAATAATGAGGAAAATATGAGCAAAGGGGAATGAGGAAGTGGGTAACACGGTACTTTTTGAACAAAACGGCAAAGTGGGGATAATAACCTTAAACCGTCCGGAAGTTGTCAATGCGGTTAATGAAGAAATGCAGGTGGAATTGGCCGAAATTCTCCTTCAGGTTAAAAATAACGAAAATATACGAGCGGTGGTCTTAACCGGTGCCGGTCCCGGTTTTTGTGCCGGTGGCGATGTGAAAAGGATGCTTGCTAACTTTGCCAAAACACCGGCGGACCAGCGGGCTACTTTAATGGAAAACTTAGTGCATAATTGGTTGACCCTTTTAATTAATCTGGAAAAACCGGTAATTTCAGCAGTTCACGGCTATGCAGTTGGGGCAGGACTTAGTATTGCTCTTGCCACCGACATTATTATTGCCGCCCGGTCAACTATTTTCTCCATGGCGTTTGCCCAGGTAGGGTTACTGCCCGACCTTTCGGGCCTGTTTTTTATGGCCCGAACCTTAGGAGTACACCGGGCGAAAGAACTAATCTTTACTGCCGACCGGTTTTCAGCAGAAAAAGCTTATGAACTGGGAATAGTAAACCGGGTGGTGGATGATGACCTTTATTTAGATGAGGCGATGAATTTAGCGAAGCAGTTAGCGGAAGGCCCCACCCGGGCCTACGGCTATGCAAAAAAGCTTTTACATTTAGCTCCATCTTTGGACTTAAATACTTTCTTTGAATATGAGCGGCTTTATCAGTCTTTAGTGGCGGAAACCGAAGACTACCGGGAAGGGGTTAATGCCTTTATTGAAAAAAGACCTCCCAAGTTTAAAGGAAGATAAACTAAAAAAGAAAATTTATAAGGGTAGGGGAATAGGCATTGTTTTATATAGCTTTACCGCTTGTTTTATTCTCTCTGGGTTTTGTTTTGGGATATTTTAAGTGGTCTTACTTTTTAAACCGCATTTTTGTTAAAATGTTTAGTCTTTCTTTATTTGTTCTACTTTTTGTGATTGGAGCAAAACTTGCTACCAACGAGGAAGTTTTAAAAAACCTTATGGTTCTTGGGCTTAAAAGTTTTGGAATTATGCTTTTTGCGGCTTTGGGGAGTATGCTTTTAATCTACCTTTTTGAAAGAAAAGCCAAAGTAGAAGTAGCTGAAGAAAATCTTTCCCAAACTCACGATGACCTTAAATTTGTAGGTGTCTTAGTTTTAACGGTGGTTTTAGGAGGAGTAGGGGGAGCATATCTTTTACCGGAAAAATTTCTTAACCTAAGTGACAGGATCATTACCTTTGCCCTTGCTTTTTTGTACCTGGGAACCGGCGTTAGCTTTGGCGGAGATCGGGAACTCATAAAAAAGGTGCGCGAAAAAGGGGTAAAAATAATTTCCTTTCCTCTGTTAGCTCTTTTAGGAAGTATTGCTGGGGGTTTTGCTGCTTCATTAATATTTAACATAAATCCAGGAATCGCGGTTTCATCCGCAGGCGGCATGGGGTTTTACAGCGTAACTACCGCCATTTTAGCCAAAAACCTGGGGATTGAAGCCGGGACAATTGGATTTTTAGCCAATGTTTTACGGGAGTTATTTACTATCCTCTTAACCCCGTTATTAGCCCGCCTTTTCCCGTATTTTCCTCTATCGGTGGCCGGAGCTACTTCCATGGATACCACCTTAGGGGTAATTACCCGGGTCCAGGGACCCTATTACGGGGCTATCGCCCTTTTATCTGGGACGGTATTAACAATTATTGTGCCAATAGTCCTGCCTTTTTTAACCCTGCTTTAGAGGTAAGCATTTACCTTAAGGGGGAGTTTACAGATGGTTTCTCAAACCTCACCCCTTTGCCCTTACTGCGGTTTTTTAAATGAAGAAGGAGTTAAAATTTGCAAAAACTGCGGCAATAACCTTGACCTAAACCAAGTAATCATTGACCCGGCGGCTGCGATGTGGCAAGGGGTACATGTTAGCCGGCGGCTTTTGGATAAACCTTTATCCAGCAAGCCGGGGGTTATTAGAGGATTGATCTTTATGGGGATACTGTGGCTTATTGTTTGTATTTTTACTTTTTCCCAGTTTATTAAGAGCTTAAAAGAAATGCTTGGAGTAAGGGAATCGATAGAAATTATTTTAAGTGAAGGACTTAACGAACTGTTGCTTTTGGGATTTACGGTTCTTATCACTTATTTTTGGTTAAAAGTGGCGAAAAAAATATTTACCGGTAAGAATAAAAAGGGATTTTTCGAAAAATGAAGAATATAATTAAAAAAGAGTAACAGGGGGTTTTATCATGCATCTTGGAAAACTTAGTTTAGGAGAAGTCTTAGAATTTGCCGTAAGTGTGGAAAGAAACGGCCTTGCCATGTACCGCCAGTTTGCGGTGACTTTTGCCGGAACGGAGTTAGAAAAACTGTTTGATGAGCTGGCCGATGAAGAAGTAAAGCACGAAGAAGATTTTAAAAGGATGCTTGGCGAAGCTAAAGTGGAAAACCTGCCGGAAAGCTATTTTGATGAATACCGGCAGTATTTAGAAAGTATCGTTAATCTTCATCTTTTCCAGGGTAAAAAAGTTGAAGAGGTGGCAGCGAAAATTTCGGATGCCAATGAAGCTTTAAAATTTGCTTTGGAGTTTGAAAAAGATAGTTTGTTGTTTTTCCTGGAATTAAAAAATTTAGTTGATGATAAAGATAAAGCTATGGTCGATAAATTAATAAACGAAGAACGGGGACACGTGTTAAAGCTAAGTAAAAAGCTAATATCTTAAAATCCTTGGCAGCAGGATTGTTAATCTTTCCTGCTGTTTATTTTTTGGCCTTGAGGAGGGCACAAGTTTTTGCTGGAAATTCCCTCTATGGAATGTATTAGCTAAAACAATGCCGATAAGGGAACTTGAACCAATTGGCAGGTGGACTTTATACTGCTTTAAAAGGAATTAGAGATTTTGTGGAGAATTACTTACCAAAGTACACTTTGGTTGTCATACAAGTGCCAGGAAAAATGGAGGAAAGTAAAATTGGACAGGATGTCTCTACCGGTTTTATTGTTTTGGGAAATTTGATAGACAATGCTTTTGAAGCGGTCGAAAAACTGCCTTCGGATCAAAGAAAGGTAGAGGTGGAACTTACAAAAGACTTAATGGGTTATGTTTTTATAGTTAGAAACTACGCTTGCCGATAAAGCCGGAGTTGATTGAAAAAATTTTTGAACCGGGATTTTCTACCAAAGGCGAGGGCAGGGGGATGGGGCTTTACAGCGTGAAAAAACTTGTGAAGAAGTATAACGGAAATATTCAGGTAAAAAGTGATGCAAACTGGACTATCTTTACGGTTCGGATACCGGATAAAAGTGGCTCGGGGAGGTGAAAGGGTGGTTAATATAAA
Above is a window of Carboxydothermus pertinax DNA encoding:
- a CDS encoding ATP-binding protein produces the protein MIEKIFEPGFSTKGEGRGMGLYSVKKLVKKYNGNIQVKSDANWTIFTVRIPDKSGSGR
- a CDS encoding lysine exporter LysO family protein, which translates into the protein MFYIALPLVLFSLGFVLGYFKWSYFLNRIFVKMFSLSLFVLLFVIGAKLATNEEVLKNLMVLGLKSFGIMLFAALGSMLLIYLFERKAKVEVAEENLSQTHDDLKFVGVLVLTVVLGGVGGAYLLPEKFLNLSDRIITFALAFLYLGTGVSFGGDRELIKKVREKGVKIISFPLLALLGSIAGGFAASLIFNINPGIAVSSAGGMGFYSVTTAILAKNLGIEAGTIGFLANVLRELFTILLTPLLARLFPYFPLSVAGATSMDTTLGVITRVQGPYYGAIALLSGTVLTIIVPIVLPFLTLL
- a CDS encoding GHKL domain-containing protein, with protein sequence MAGGLYTALKGIRDFVENYLPKYTLVVIQVPGKMEESKIGQDVSTGFIVLGNLIDNAFEAVEKLPSDQRKVEVELTKDLMGYVFIVRNYACR
- a CDS encoding YckD family protein — translated: MNKKLLVGLIVVLLLAIAVPAIAAVTNPQLEELKGLYRQMAEVQKKMVDVRVKAGLLTKEQGEVIKKNIDARLDYLEKNPAAVTPGPGAGGYGFGPGVACPNALAGYGGCGFGGGFGGCGFGGGAYAPTTPPATN
- a CDS encoding enoyl-CoA hydratase/isomerase family protein; amino-acid sequence: MGNTVLFEQNGKVGIITLNRPEVVNAVNEEMQVELAEILLQVKNNENIRAVVLTGAGPGFCAGGDVKRMLANFAKTPADQRATLMENLVHNWLTLLINLEKPVISAVHGYAVGAGLSIALATDIIIAARSTIFSMAFAQVGLLPDLSGLFFMARTLGVHRAKELIFTADRFSAEKAYELGIVNRVVDDDLYLDEAMNLAKQLAEGPTRAYGYAKKLLHLAPSLDLNTFFEYERLYQSLVAETEDYREGVNAFIEKRPPKFKGR
- a CDS encoding ferritin-like domain-containing protein, yielding MHLGKLSLGEVLEFAVSVERNGLAMYRQFAVTFAGTELEKLFDELADEEVKHEEDFKRMLGEAKVENLPESYFDEYRQYLESIVNLHLFQGKKVEEVAAKISDANEALKFALEFEKDSLLFFLELKNLVDDKDKAMVDKLINEERGHVLKLSKKLIS
- a CDS encoding zinc ribbon domain-containing protein, whose translation is MVSQTSPLCPYCGFLNEEGVKICKNCGNNLDLNQVIIDPAAAMWQGVHVSRRLLDKPLSSKPGVIRGLIFMGILWLIVCIFTFSQFIKSLKEMLGVRESIEIILSEGLNELLLLGFTVLITYFWLKVAKKIFTGKNKKGFFEK